One segment of Pasteurella skyensis DNA contains the following:
- a CDS encoding YcxB family protein — translation MKEIEITYLPKIKDYLDAYTTYEQQTLGYKIDKVVAVSLILFGFLLAIYTFYFHLTNEFIMYSVLFVLIGILDFIGIFDLGKFVYLMRLKMTSKFNCQQKIIFSETGIYYEMLNIKSQLEWTFYTDFLENETTLILIYGKRQYSVIPKSSFKDNDFIVLKDFLLKKFTNKVKI, via the coding sequence ATGAAAGAGATTGAAATAACCTATTTACCAAAAATTAAAGATTACCTTGATGCTTATACAACCTATGAACAGCAAACGTTAGGCTATAAGATTGATAAAGTGGTGGCGGTGAGTTTAATATTATTTGGTTTTTTACTTGCTATTTATACGTTTTATTTTCATTTAACCAATGAATTTATAATGTATAGTGTACTTTTTGTGCTGATTGGAATACTGGATTTTATAGGTATTTTTGATTTAGGAAAATTTGTCTATTTAATGAGATTAAAAATGACAAGTAAATTTAACTGTCAGCAAAAAATTATATTTTCTGAAACAGGTATTTATTATGAAATGCTTAATATCAAATCTCAACTTGAATGGACTTTCTATACAGATTTTTTGGAAAATGAAACGACATTAATTTTAATCTATGGAAAAAGGCAATATTCAGTGATCCCAAAATCGAGTTTTAAAGATAATGATTTTATTGTTTTAAAGGATTTTTTATTAAAAAAGTTTACAAATAAAGTTAAGATATAA
- the rlmE gene encoding 23S rRNA (uridine(2552)-2'-O)-methyltransferase RlmE has product MSKKRRASSSRWLAEHFKDQFVQKAHKQKLRSRAYFKIDEIQRVDRLFKPNMTVVDLGAAPGGWSQYAVSQIGKKGRVIACDILDMNPIAGVDFLQGDFREESVLSALLERVGEKKVDIVMSDMAPNFSGTPEVDIPRAMYLVELALDMCRQVLTKNGSFVVKVFQGEGFDEYLKEIRAMFTKVKVRKPEASRGRSREVYIVAIGYKG; this is encoded by the coding sequence ATGAGCAAAAAACGCAGAGCAAGTTCTTCACGATGGCTTGCCGAACATTTTAAAGATCAATTTGTCCAAAAAGCACATAAACAAAAATTACGCTCTCGAGCTTATTTTAAGATTGATGAAATCCAGCGAGTTGACCGTCTATTTAAACCTAATATGACGGTAGTTGACTTAGGCGCCGCACCTGGTGGTTGGTCTCAGTATGCCGTTTCACAAATCGGTAAAAAAGGTCGAGTTATTGCGTGTGATATTTTGGATATGAACCCTATTGCTGGAGTTGATTTTTTACAAGGTGACTTTCGAGAAGAGAGTGTGCTTAGTGCCTTACTTGAACGAGTAGGAGAAAAAAAAGTGGATATCGTTATGTCTGATATGGCACCTAACTTTAGTGGAACACCTGAAGTAGATATCCCTCGAGCAATGTATTTAGTTGAGCTTGCTCTTGATATGTGTCGTCAGGTTTTAACGAAAAATGGAAGCTTTGTCGTAAAAGTCTTTCAAGGTGAAGGCTTTGATGAGTATTTGAAAGAAATACGAGCAATGTTTACGAAAGTAAAAGTACGTAAACCAGAAGCTTCTCGTGGACGCTCTCGGGAAGTTTATATTGTTGCAATAGGTTATAAAGGTTAA
- the ftsH gene encoding ATP-dependent zinc metalloprotease FtsH, which produces MVKNVLLWVVVAVVLMTAFEGFNTINNSANTVEYSRFIKDLNDDRINTVDFKANDDVISVTKKDGVAYQTVMPMPDRDLLNDLLKKEVTVSGQPQETRGLLSQIFISWFPMMLLIGFWIFYMRQMQGGGGKAMSFGKSKAKMLSPDQVKTTFADVAGCDEAKEEVSEVVDFLSDPSKFQKLGGRIPKGILMVGPPGTGKTLLAKAIAGEAKVPFFTMAGSDFVEMFVGVGASRVRDLFEQAKKNAPCIIFIDEIDAVGRKRGGAGFSGGHDEREQTLNQMLVEMDGFEGNEGVIVIAATNRSDVLDNALTRPGRFDRQVMVGLPDVRGREHILKVHMKKVPVAADVDPMIIARGTPGYSGADLANLVNEAALFSARANQKTVTMENFEKAKDKINMGPERRSMIMTEEQKESTAYHEAGHAIVGYLMPEHDPVHKVTIIPRGQALGVTFFLPEGDRISMSHKQIESKLASVYGGRLAEEIIYGKENISTGASSDIQVASSLARRMVTEWGFSENLGPILYKDEEGFGAPKVVSEETAKLIDEEVRKIVDRNYEKARACLLENMDILHAMKDALMKYETIDMPQIKELMERKPVSDPEGWNDDNNSTSSDNDSGETTGKLEDNENIEENLDDSSAPNIS; this is translated from the coding sequence ATGGTTAAAAATGTTTTGCTTTGGGTGGTAGTCGCTGTTGTATTAATGACTGCCTTTGAAGGATTCAATACTATTAATAATTCAGCAAATACTGTTGAATATTCTAGATTCATTAAAGATTTAAATGATGATCGTATTAATACGGTAGATTTTAAAGCGAATGATGATGTTATTTCTGTAACGAAAAAGGATGGTGTTGCTTATCAAACGGTAATGCCAATGCCAGATCGTGATTTATTAAATGATCTTCTTAAAAAAGAAGTAACAGTTTCTGGTCAGCCACAAGAGACTCGAGGTTTGTTATCACAAATTTTCATCTCATGGTTCCCTATGATGTTACTGATAGGCTTTTGGATTTTCTATATGCGCCAAATGCAAGGTGGTGGCGGCAAAGCGATGAGCTTTGGTAAAAGTAAAGCCAAAATGCTTTCACCTGATCAAGTAAAAACAACCTTTGCAGACGTCGCAGGTTGCGATGAAGCAAAAGAAGAAGTAAGTGAAGTCGTTGATTTTTTAAGTGACCCTTCTAAATTCCAAAAACTGGGTGGCCGTATTCCTAAAGGTATTTTGATGGTTGGCCCACCAGGAACAGGTAAAACACTTTTAGCTAAAGCGATTGCAGGCGAAGCAAAAGTGCCTTTCTTTACAATGGCAGGTTCTGATTTTGTAGAAATGTTTGTTGGTGTAGGGGCATCTCGTGTACGTGACTTATTTGAACAAGCAAAGAAAAATGCACCTTGTATCATCTTTATTGATGAAATTGATGCCGTAGGTCGTAAACGTGGTGGTGCTGGCTTTAGTGGTGGACACGATGAGCGTGAACAAACCTTAAACCAAATGCTGGTTGAAATGGACGGCTTTGAAGGTAATGAAGGGGTTATTGTTATCGCTGCCACCAACCGTTCTGATGTATTAGATAATGCGTTAACTCGTCCTGGTCGTTTTGACCGTCAAGTGATGGTTGGATTACCTGATGTGCGTGGTCGTGAACATATCCTAAAAGTACATATGAAAAAAGTACCTGTAGCAGCTGATGTTGATCCTATGATTATTGCTCGTGGTACACCAGGTTATTCTGGTGCAGATTTAGCAAACCTTGTGAATGAGGCTGCGCTTTTCTCTGCTCGTGCAAATCAAAAAACCGTGACAATGGAAAATTTTGAAAAAGCAAAAGATAAAATCAATATGGGTCCTGAACGTCGCTCAATGATTATGACGGAAGAACAAAAAGAATCCACGGCTTATCATGAAGCAGGACACGCCATTGTCGGTTATTTAATGCCTGAACACGATCCTGTTCATAAAGTAACAATTATTCCTCGTGGACAAGCCTTAGGGGTAACATTCTTCTTACCAGAAGGTGATCGTATTAGTATGAGCCATAAACAAATTGAAAGTAAACTTGCAAGTGTCTATGGCGGACGTTTAGCAGAAGAAATTATTTATGGTAAAGAAAATATCTCAACAGGGGCTTCTAGTGATATTCAAGTAGCGTCTAGTTTAGCTCGTCGAATGGTAACTGAATGGGGTTTTTCTGAAAATTTAGGGCCTATTCTTTACAAAGATGAAGAAGGTTTTGGCGCACCAAAAGTCGTTTCTGAAGAAACCGCAAAACTGATTGATGAAGAAGTACGTAAAATTGTGGATCGTAACTATGAGAAAGCGAGAGCTTGCTTGTTAGAAAATATGGATATTCTTCATGCGATGAAAGATGCGTTAATGAAATATGAGACCATTGATATGCCACAAATTAAAGAATTAATGGAACGTAAACCTGTTAGTGATCCAGAGGGTTGGAATGATGATAATAATTCCACCTCATCAGATAATGATTCTGGTGAAACCACAGGAAAATTAGAAGACAATGAAAATATTGAAGAGAATTTAGACGACTCTTCCGCTCCAAATATTTCATAG
- the thiI gene encoding tRNA uracil 4-sulfurtransferase ThiI, with amino-acid sequence MKFIIKLFPEIMIKSDSVRKRFIKILTSNIRNTLTKHDETVTVVRNWDFIEVRTKDETKKQLVLDMLQRTSGIHHILEVEETPFTDMHDIFEQTYLAVQDQLENKTFCVRVKRKGKHEFRSIDLERYIGGGLNQRIESAKVKLTKPDVTVRVDIDHDKMLFIRERYQGLGGYPIGTQEDVLSLISGGFDSGVSSYMLLRRGSRVHYCFFNLGGAAHEIGVKQMAYHIWSRYSTSHKVRFIAVNFEDVVGEILEKVENGQMGVILKRMMVRAASKVAERFNIEAIVTGEALGQVSSQTLTNLRLIDKASERLVLRPLITHDKEQIIAMAKQIGTDDIAKSMPEFCGVISKNPTVKAIESKILEEENNFNFEILNQAVENADVLDIREIAAQTEKEVVAVETTSEFSDNDIVLDIRSPEEVDETPFTLENIEVKQLPFYKLSNQFGELDQSKNYLLYCSRGVMSKLQALYLKEKGFMNVKVFRNITR; translated from the coding sequence ATGAAATTTATTATTAAACTTTTTCCTGAAATTATGATTAAAAGCGATTCAGTGCGTAAACGCTTTATCAAAATTTTAACCAGCAATATCCGTAATACCTTAACTAAACACGATGAAACTGTGACAGTTGTGCGTAATTGGGATTTTATTGAAGTCCGCACCAAAGATGAAACAAAAAAACAGCTTGTGTTAGATATGTTGCAACGCACCTCCGGGATTCACCATATTTTAGAAGTGGAAGAAACGCCTTTCACAGATATGCACGATATTTTTGAGCAAACTTATTTAGCGGTACAAGATCAGTTAGAAAATAAAACCTTTTGCGTGCGTGTAAAACGTAAAGGAAAACACGAGTTCCGTTCGATTGATTTAGAGCGTTATATTGGCGGTGGATTAAATCAGCGTATTGAATCTGCAAAAGTAAAATTAACCAAGCCAGACGTGACGGTTCGTGTTGATATTGATCACGATAAAATGTTATTTATTAGAGAACGCTATCAAGGGCTAGGTGGCTATCCTATCGGTACGCAAGAAGATGTGCTTTCTTTGATTTCTGGTGGTTTTGATTCGGGTGTTTCAAGTTATATGCTATTAAGACGTGGCTCTCGTGTGCATTATTGTTTCTTCAATTTAGGTGGAGCAGCCCACGAAATTGGCGTAAAACAAATGGCGTATCATATTTGGAGCCGTTATAGTACATCTCACAAAGTGCGTTTTATTGCGGTTAATTTTGAAGATGTGGTCGGTGAAATCTTAGAAAAAGTTGAAAATGGTCAAATGGGCGTAATTTTAAAACGTATGATGGTGAGAGCAGCGAGTAAAGTTGCTGAGCGTTTTAATATTGAAGCGATTGTAACCGGAGAAGCCTTAGGACAAGTTTCAAGCCAAACCTTAACCAATTTACGTTTAATTGATAAAGCCTCCGAGCGTTTAGTGTTACGCCCTTTAATTACCCACGATAAAGAACAAATTATCGCTATGGCGAAACAAATTGGTACCGATGATATTGCCAAAAGTATGCCAGAATTTTGTGGGGTGATTTCTAAAAATCCAACGGTTAAAGCGATTGAAAGTAAGATTTTAGAAGAAGAAAATAACTTTAATTTTGAGATTTTAAATCAAGCGGTTGAAAATGCCGATGTGTTAGATATTCGAGAAATTGCAGCTCAAACAGAAAAAGAAGTAGTGGCTGTTGAAACAACTTCTGAATTTAGTGACAATGATATTGTCTTAGATATTCGTAGCCCTGAAGAAGTGGATGAAACCCCTTTTACTTTAGAGAATATTGAAGTAAAGCAGTTACCTTTTTATAAATTATCTAATCAGTTTGGTGAATTAGATCAATCTAAAAATTATTTACTTTATTGTAGTCGAGGCGTGATGAGTAAATTACAAGCACTTTACTTAAAAGAGAAAGGTTTTATGAATGTGAAAGTGTTTAGAAATATCACTAGGTAA
- a CDS encoding SMI1/KNR4 family protein, translating to MEEYKPTPTAIFDKELFLWKDGKIKKGKHFGTWDYYDLDGKLIIKKTFNQQEKIIKQEFFPPVGIDDGVVLEYLAGSFIWVKYPAKDKDDFNNGTQKEWRLAFEDKPLDTKIFKGKSLEQSAEIWQKSAWFLKELYYENGFLAWIKLYDVNGKIIDFVEYESEDEESDEDLIKRLKKLLSVKNKTIVKNYKEYLELCCEDNDRIKNAIKVYEKVNLQDVKEIENRLHIILPKQVKSIYETYANGVDFEYGFEIFSTKKIVGLIDYFKFLQDDGFINNEIFDEICDDKYLQFLNNNFFVFAQKKVNADFFIMLFSSDGLYFVLDYSDDYSHNIYSEYLQNFEKTKSYEDLSILWNEFLRIEKINQFNIILEDYELYNECVEYEEFRA from the coding sequence TTGGAAGAATATAAACCCACCCCAACAGCAATTTTTGATAAAGAACTGTTTTTATGGAAAGACGGAAAAATCAAGAAAGGTAAACATTTTGGAACTTGGGATTATTATGATTTAGATGGCAAACTTATTATTAAAAAAACATTTAATCAACAAGAAAAAATAATTAAGCAAGAATTTTTTCCACCAGTTGGAATTGATGATGGAGTAGTACTGGAATATTTGGCAGGGAGTTTTATCTGGGTAAAATATCCAGCAAAAGATAAAGACGACTTTAATAATGGCACACAAAAAGAGTGGCGTTTGGCTTTTGAAGATAAGCCACTAGATACTAAAATATTTAAAGGTAAAAGTTTAGAGCAGAGTGCTGAGATTTGGCAAAAATCAGCTTGGTTTTTAAAAGAGTTATATTATGAAAATGGTTTTCTTGCTTGGATTAAGCTATATGATGTAAATGGTAAAATTATTGATTTTGTGGAGTATGAGAGTGAAGATGAAGAAAGTGATGAAGATCTTATAAAAAGGCTCAAAAAACTTTTAAGTGTAAAAAATAAAACCATAGTAAAAAACTATAAAGAGTATTTAGAACTTTGTTGTGAAGATAATGATAGAATAAAAAATGCTATAAAAGTTTATGAAAAGGTAAATCTACAAGATGTAAAAGAGATAGAAAATCGCTTACATATAATACTACCAAAGCAAGTAAAAAGTATTTATGAAACTTATGCAAATGGTGTGGATTTTGAATATGGTTTTGAGATTTTTTCTACAAAAAAGATTGTTGGTTTAATTGATTATTTTAAATTTTTGCAAGATGATGGTTTTATAAATAATGAGATTTTTGATGAAATCTGTGATGATAAATATTTACAATTTCTAAATAATAATTTTTTTGTATTTGCTCAAAAAAAGGTAAATGCAGACTTTTTTATTATGCTATTTAGTTCTGACGGATTGTATTTTGTTTTGGATTATAGTGATGATTATTCACATAATATCTATAGTGAATATTTACAAAACTTTGAAAAAACAAAATCTTATGAAGATTTAAGCATTCTTTGGAATGAATTTTTAAGGATAGAAAAAATAAATCAGTTTAATATTATTTTAGAAGATTATGAATTATACAATGAATGTGTGGAGTATGAAGAGTTTCGTGCTTAA
- a CDS encoding thymidine kinase, which yields MAKLYFYYSSMNAGKSTTLLQSSYNYQERGMNTLVYTAAIDDRFGVGKVSSRIGISQEALLFRSDTDLFEEIAQYIKENPLHCVLIDEAQFLSKEQVYQLTEVVDKLKVPVLCYGLRTDFQSELFEGSRYLLSWADQLKELKTICYCGSKANFVIRMNEKGEAITQGAQIQIGGNDSYLAVCRRHYKEKTGKQ from the coding sequence ATGGCAAAACTTTATTTTTACTATTCATCAATGAATGCAGGAAAATCGACTACCCTGCTACAATCATCTTACAACTATCAAGAAAGAGGAATGAATACCCTTGTTTACACTGCAGCAATCGATGATCGCTTTGGTGTAGGAAAAGTATCTTCTCGCATTGGAATTTCACAAGAAGCGTTATTATTTAGATCAGACACTGACTTATTTGAAGAAATCGCTCAATATATTAAAGAAAATCCATTACATTGTGTACTGATTGATGAAGCACAATTTTTAAGTAAAGAACAAGTCTATCAATTAACAGAAGTGGTTGATAAACTAAAAGTCCCTGTTCTTTGTTATGGTTTACGTACTGATTTTCAATCTGAATTATTTGAAGGAAGTCGTTATCTTCTCTCTTGGGCAGATCAACTTAAAGAACTAAAAACAATCTGCTATTGTGGTTCAAAAGCCAATTTTGTAATTAGAATGAATGAAAAAGGTGAAGCCATCACTCAAGGTGCTCAAATCCAAATTGGTGGCAATGATAGCTATTTAGCCGTATGTCGCCGTCATTATAAAGAGAAAACAGGTAAACAATAG
- the rdgB gene encoding RdgB/HAM1 family non-canonical purine NTP pyrophosphatase, with the protein MKKTKIVLATGNLGKVKEMQDVLSEFGFEVMAQSEFGISSPEETGLTFVENAILKARYASEKTGLPALADDSGLSVEALNGAPGLYSSRYAGEEGNDVANRKKLIEDLTDIEENKRGAKFVSCIAFLQHPMDPTPKIAVGECFGEILREERGTNGFGYDPLFFYPPKNCTFAEMESVEKKKISHRAMALDSLKKQLGK; encoded by the coding sequence ATGAAAAAAACAAAAATTGTATTAGCAACAGGCAATCTTGGTAAAGTAAAAGAAATGCAAGATGTGTTGAGTGAGTTTGGTTTTGAGGTTATGGCTCAAAGTGAATTTGGCATAAGCTCACCTGAGGAAACAGGGCTCACTTTTGTTGAAAATGCAATTTTAAAAGCCCGTTATGCAAGTGAAAAGACAGGTTTACCTGCACTTGCTGATGATTCAGGTTTATCTGTTGAGGCGTTAAATGGCGCTCCAGGTTTATATTCTTCTCGTTATGCAGGAGAAGAGGGAAATGATGTGGCTAATCGTAAAAAATTAATCGAAGATTTAACTGATATTGAAGAGAATAAACGTGGGGCAAAATTTGTGAGTTGTATTGCTTTCTTACAACATCCGATGGATCCTACACCTAAGATTGCAGTAGGGGAATGTTTTGGTGAAATTTTACGAGAAGAGCGTGGTACCAATGGATTTGGTTATGATCCGTTATTTTTCTATCCACCTAAAAATTGTACTTTTGCAGAGATGGAAAGTGTAGAAAAGAAAAAAATCTCTCATCGAGCAATGGCACTTGATTCATTAAAAAAACAGTTAGGTAAATAA
- the sbcB gene encoding exodeoxyribonuclease I: MNKQTFFIYDYESFGTNPASDRPAQFAGIRTDSDFNIIGKPVMFYCKQTPDYLPSPEAVMVTGITPQHCNKEGVIEPEFSERIHQEFSQPNTCVMGYNNIRYDDEMTRYTFFRNFFDPYEYSWKNGNSRWDLLDVVRACYALRPDGINWAYDEEGNPSFKLENLTKANGIEHSDAHDAMADVYATIEMAKLIKQKQPKLFQFFFENRGKKAIEKMIDTGEMTPLVHVSGMLGNYRGNTAWVVPIAWHPTNQNAVIVCDLAGNVDDLLNEDPRVLQERLYTKKALLEEQGLHSVPLKLVHINKCPIIAPAKTLLPENADRLGIDRSYCLENLKRLKQHKNLIREKVNDIFSEERTFAEATNVELTLYESFFSNADKNNMAILRTLKPEELANHGLKFSDPRVEKLLFNYRARHYPHTLTRSEQIRWQKYCDQQINEKAQQFSQSINELFNQYHDDEEKVKLLEDLTAYAEKLSQIQRFSYTKSNQNDDLIEKLNRVAEQSCDKKTKIAALKTLI; encoded by the coding sequence ATGAATAAACAGACCTTTTTTATTTACGACTACGAAAGTTTTGGAACTAATCCAGCCAGTGACCGCCCTGCTCAATTTGCAGGTATTCGTACTGACAGTGATTTTAATATCATCGGCAAACCAGTAATGTTTTATTGCAAGCAAACACCTGATTATTTACCTTCACCTGAAGCAGTAATGGTAACAGGTATTACACCTCAACACTGCAATAAAGAAGGGGTGATTGAACCTGAATTTAGTGAGCGAATTCATCAAGAGTTTAGCCAGCCGAATACTTGTGTAATGGGCTATAACAACATTCGTTATGATGATGAAATGACACGTTATACTTTCTTTCGTAACTTTTTTGATCCTTATGAATATAGCTGGAAAAATGGTAATTCTCGTTGGGATTTACTTGATGTAGTACGAGCCTGCTATGCGTTACGTCCTGATGGTATAAATTGGGCGTATGATGAGGAAGGTAATCCAAGCTTTAAATTAGAAAATTTAACTAAAGCCAATGGGATTGAGCATAGTGATGCCCACGATGCGATGGCAGACGTGTATGCAACCATTGAAATGGCAAAGTTGATTAAACAAAAGCAACCAAAATTATTCCAATTTTTCTTTGAAAATCGTGGCAAAAAAGCCATTGAAAAAATGATCGACACAGGTGAAATGACGCCTCTTGTTCACGTATCTGGAATGCTGGGCAATTATCGTGGAAATACTGCGTGGGTGGTACCTATAGCGTGGCACCCAACTAATCAGAATGCTGTGATTGTGTGTGATTTAGCGGGTAATGTTGATGATTTGCTTAATGAAGATCCTCGTGTTTTACAAGAACGACTTTATACGAAAAAAGCATTATTAGAAGAACAAGGCTTGCATTCTGTTCCGTTAAAATTAGTGCATATTAATAAATGCCCTATTATTGCACCTGCAAAAACCTTATTACCTGAAAATGCCGATCGTTTAGGGATCGATCGCAGCTACTGTTTAGAAAATTTAAAACGTTTAAAACAACATAAAAATTTAATTCGAGAGAAAGTAAACGATATCTTCAGTGAGGAACGAACCTTTGCAGAAGCAACCAATGTTGAACTTACACTGTATGAATCCTTTTTTTCTAATGCAGATAAAAATAATATGGCAATTTTACGCACCCTTAAACCTGAAGAATTAGCCAATCACGGCTTAAAATTTAGTGATCCTCGTGTAGAAAAATTACTATTCAATTATCGTGCCAGACACTATCCTCACACACTCACTCGTAGCGAACAAATTCGTTGGCAAAAATATTGTGATCAACAAATTAATGAAAAGGCACAACAATTCAGTCAATCAATTAATGAGCTATTTAATCAATATCACGATGATGAAGAAAAGGTAAAATTATTAGAAGATCTGACCGCTTATGCTGAAAAACTGTCACAAATACAAAGGTTCAGCTATACAAAAAGTAATCAAAATGATGATTTAATTGAAAAACTTAATAGAGTGGCAGAACAAAGTTGTGATAAAAAGACTAAAATTGCAGCATTAAAAACATTAATTTAA
- a CDS encoding aromatic amino acid transport family protein: protein MKNNTFGSALIVAGTTIGAGMLAMPLTSAEMGFTYTLILLFLLWGLLSYSGLLFVEVYQKAPRTNAGIATLAEQYFGIGGRVVATIALVVFMYAIIAAYISGGGSLLSGLLPFLGKTAFPVATIAFTIVLGLFVSIGTRSVDFLTRVLFIIKLVAFFFVLLVMLPKVTTSNLGAMPLKDFVIISASPVFFTSFGFHVVIPSLNRYLEGNVKRLRASIIIGTGIPLIAYILWQMATHGTLSQTEFVQILTSGPTLNGLVNATKHITGSGFIGEAVRLFSTLALVTSFLGVALSLLHCLEDLLKRVNITAGQTVLSLLTFVPPLVFALFYPEGFIMALGYAGQMFTFYGLILPIGMVWRMRKRYPDLPYRVFGGNFSLAIALVSGLLIMSVPFLIQAGYLPKVVG from the coding sequence ATGAAAAATAACACATTTGGAAGTGCTTTAATTGTTGCAGGCACGACGATAGGAGCAGGAATGTTAGCTATGCCGTTAACTTCTGCTGAAATGGGATTTACTTACACATTGATTCTACTTTTTTTGCTATGGGGATTACTTTCTTATAGTGGATTACTTTTTGTAGAAGTGTATCAAAAAGCACCTCGTACAAATGCAGGCATTGCTACATTGGCAGAGCAGTATTTTGGAATAGGTGGACGAGTCGTTGCGACAATAGCACTGGTTGTATTTATGTATGCAATTATTGCCGCATATATTTCTGGTGGTGGTTCGCTTCTTTCAGGTCTATTACCTTTTTTAGGAAAAACAGCATTTCCTGTTGCGACCATTGCATTTACCATCGTTTTAGGATTATTTGTTAGCATTGGCACGAGAAGTGTTGATTTTCTTACTCGAGTATTATTTATTATTAAATTAGTGGCCTTTTTCTTTGTATTGTTAGTAATGTTGCCAAAAGTCACAACCTCAAATTTAGGTGCAATGCCATTAAAGGATTTTGTTATTATTTCTGCAAGTCCTGTCTTTTTCACCTCATTTGGTTTCCACGTTGTGATCCCAAGCCTCAATCGTTATCTTGAAGGAAACGTAAAACGATTAAGAGCCTCTATCATTATAGGTACAGGGATTCCACTTATTGCTTATATATTATGGCAAATGGCAACACACGGTACATTAAGCCAAACGGAATTTGTTCAAATTTTAACTAGTGGACCTACATTAAATGGCTTAGTAAATGCAACAAAACATATTACGGGTAGTGGTTTTATTGGTGAAGCGGTACGTTTATTTTCAACATTAGCTTTGGTGACATCTTTCTTAGGCGTAGCATTAAGCTTGTTACATTGTTTAGAAGATTTATTAAAACGCGTTAATATTACCGCAGGTCAGACAGTATTAAGCCTACTTACATTTGTACCACCGCTTGTTTTTGCTTTATTTTATCCTGAAGGCTTTATTATGGCGTTGGGCTATGCAGGGCAAATGTTTACATTCTATGGTTTAATTTTACCAATTGGGATGGTATGGCGTATGAGAAAACGTTACCCAGATTTACCTTACCGAGTGTTTGGGGGCAATTTTTCATTAGCAATTGCTTTAGTTTCAGGTTTACTTATTATGAGTGTACCATTCTTAATTCAAGCAGGGTATTTACCAAAAGTGGTGGGATAA
- a CDS encoding cell division protein ZapB has product MSAEILDKLESKIKEAVETIQLLQLEVEELKGKNSTLTSEKEKLVQKNEQLTMEQENWQDRLRSLLGQIDNI; this is encoded by the coding sequence ATGTCTGCTGAAATCCTTGATAAACTCGAAAGTAAAATTAAAGAAGCGGTAGAAACTATTCAGTTACTACAACTTGAAGTAGAAGAATTAAAAGGAAAGAACAGTACTCTTACTTCAGAGAAAGAAAAACTAGTTCAAAAAAATGAGCAATTAACAATGGAACAAGAAAACTGGCAAGATCGTTTACGCTCTCTGCTTGGTCAAATTGATAACATTTAA